The Clostridium septicum genome contains a region encoding:
- the glpK gene encoding glycerol kinase GlpK: protein MKKYIVALDQGTTSSRAIIFDNEQNILGVSQKEITQIYPKEGWVEHNPMEIWASQYGVLQEVMAKTNIDQEEIAAIGITNQRETTIVWDKNTGEPIYNAIVWQCRRTAEICDKLKEENGLSEYVNEATGLIIDAYFSGTKIKWILDNVEGAREKAERGDLLFGTVDTWLVWKLTGGKVHITDYTNASRTMLYNINKLEWDEKILKTLDIPKSMLPEVRNCSEIYGYTNLGGKGGYRVPIAGIAGDQQAALFGQACFEKGSAKNTYGTGCFLLMNTGEEKVTSKNGLLTTIAIGLSGKVQYALEGSVFVGGAVIQWVRDELMLVNDAQDTEYFAKKVNNNGGVYIVPAFVGLGAPHWDMYARGAIFGLTRGSNRNHIIRAALESIAYQSKDVLHAMEEDAGYRIESLKVDGGASKNEFLMQFQSDIINTEVTRPIITETTALGAAYLAGLAVGYWKDKEEIAKSWYVSQKFEPNIDAKERERLYTGWKKAVSRVKNWEK from the coding sequence ATGAAAAAATATATTGTAGCCTTAGATCAAGGAACAACAAGTTCAAGAGCAATTATTTTCGATAATGAACAAAATATATTAGGGGTAAGTCAAAAGGAAATAACACAAATCTATCCAAAAGAAGGTTGGGTAGAACATAACCCAATGGAAATTTGGGCAAGCCAATATGGAGTTCTTCAAGAGGTAATGGCAAAAACTAATATAGATCAGGAAGAGATTGCAGCTATTGGTATTACAAATCAAAGAGAAACTACTATTGTGTGGGACAAAAATACAGGTGAACCAATATATAATGCAATTGTTTGGCAATGTAGAAGAACTGCTGAAATTTGTGATAAATTAAAAGAAGAAAATGGGTTAAGTGAATATGTAAATGAAGCTACAGGGCTTATAATAGATGCTTACTTTTCAGGAACTAAAATTAAATGGATTTTAGATAATGTTGAAGGGGCAAGAGAAAAAGCTGAAAGAGGAGATCTTCTTTTTGGTACAGTAGATACATGGCTTGTTTGGAAGCTTACAGGTGGAAAGGTTCATATAACTGACTATACGAATGCTTCGAGAACAATGCTTTATAATATAAATAAACTAGAATGGGATGAAAAAATATTAAAAACTTTAGATATTCCAAAATCAATGCTACCAGAAGTAAGAAATTGTTCAGAAATATATGGATACACTAACCTAGGAGGTAAGGGTGGATATAGAGTACCAATAGCAGGTATTGCTGGAGACCAACAAGCAGCTTTATTTGGACAAGCTTGCTTTGAAAAGGGATCAGCTAAAAATACTTATGGTACAGGCTGCTTCTTGCTTATGAATACAGGAGAAGAAAAGGTTACAAGTAAAAATGGTCTTTTAACAACAATTGCAATAGGTCTTAGTGGAAAAGTTCAATATGCATTAGAAGGATCAGTATTTGTTGGTGGAGCAGTAATTCAATGGGTTAGAGATGAGCTTATGCTAGTTAATGATGCTCAAGATACTGAATATTTTGCAAAGAAAGTTAATAATAATGGTGGTGTATATATAGTTCCTGCTTTTGTTGGATTAGGGGCACCACATTGGGACATGTATGCTAGAGGAGCTATATTTGGATTAACGAGGGGATCTAATAGGAATCATATAATAAGAGCAGCACTTGAATCTATTGCTTATCAATCAAAGGATGTTTTACATGCAATGGAAGAAGATGCTGGATATAGAATTGAAAGTTTAAAGGTTGATGGTGGAGCAAGTAAGAATGAATTCTTAATGCAATTCCAATCAGATATTATAAATACAGAGGTTACAAGACCTATAATTACAGAAACAACTGCACTTGGAGCTGCATATTTAGCTGGCTTAGCAGTTGGATATTGGAAAGATAAAGAAGAAATAGCTAAGTCTTGGTATGTAAGTCAAAAGTTTGAGCCAAATATAGATGCAAAAGAAAGAGAAAGACTTTATACTGGATGGAAAAAAGCAGTTTCAAGAGTTAAGAATTGGGAAAAATAA
- a CDS encoding NAD(P)/FAD-dependent oxidoreductase, translating into MYDVAIIGAGVIGASIFRELTKYNLKAIVLEKENDVSMGTTKANSAIIHAGYDPKIGTLMAKYNVKGNEMFESLCKELDVPFKRNGSLVVAFSEEEMKTVQELYENGNKIGVKGLKILNKEELLEKEPNLSQEVVGALYAPTGGIVGPFEYTIALMENAVTNGGELMLRAEVNKIEKLKDIFKLTTKDGRIVEAKYVINASGIHADDIHNLICKEAFKIIPRKGEYFVMDKTQGSLVSSTIFQCPSKLGKGILVTPTIHGNLLVGPDAEDIDDKDDTKTEGDRLDYIRETSMKTTKKINFRESIRNFAGLRANPSTGDFIIQEAEDVKNFIDVAGIKSPGLSSAPAIAEGVVEILKNCGLTLTKNEKFNPIRKEIRFMELSAEEKADVIKKDPRYGKIICRCESITEGEIVAAIERCFGENMTLDGVKRRCRPGMGRCQGGFCGPKVQEIIARELSIKMEDINLEKDGSYILVGKTK; encoded by the coding sequence ATGTATGATGTTGCAATAATAGGAGCAGGGGTAATAGGAGCTTCAATTTTTAGAGAGCTTACTAAATATAATTTAAAGGCAATAGTTCTAGAAAAGGAAAATGATGTTTCAATGGGAACTACAAAGGCAAATTCAGCTATTATTCATGCTGGATATGATCCAAAGATTGGGACCTTAATGGCAAAGTATAATGTAAAAGGAAATGAAATGTTTGAGAGTCTTTGTAAAGAGTTAGATGTGCCATTTAAAAGAAATGGATCATTAGTAGTAGCTTTTTCAGAAGAAGAAATGAAGACAGTTCAAGAGCTTTATGAAAATGGAAATAAAATTGGAGTTAAAGGTTTAAAGATTTTAAACAAAGAAGAGCTTTTAGAAAAAGAGCCTAATCTTAGCCAAGAAGTAGTGGGAGCTTTATATGCACCAACAGGAGGAATTGTTGGACCATTTGAATATACAATAGCTTTAATGGAAAATGCAGTTACAAACGGTGGAGAACTAATGTTAAGAGCAGAAGTTAATAAGATAGAGAAATTAAAGGATATATTTAAGTTAACTACTAAAGATGGAAGAATAGTAGAAGCTAAATATGTTATTAATGCTTCAGGAATTCATGCTGATGATATTCATAACTTAATTTGTAAGGAAGCTTTTAAAATAATACCAAGAAAAGGTGAATACTTTGTGATGGACAAGACTCAAGGTTCTTTAGTAAGTAGTACTATATTCCAATGTCCTTCAAAGCTTGGTAAAGGGATTTTAGTCACTCCAACAATTCATGGAAATCTTTTAGTAGGACCAGATGCTGAAGATATTGATGATAAAGATGATACTAAAACTGAGGGAGACAGATTAGATTATATTAGGGAAACATCCATGAAGACAACGAAGAAAATAAATTTTAGGGAATCAATTAGAAATTTTGCAGGACTTAGAGCAAATCCAAGTACAGGAGATTTTATAATACAAGAGGCAGAAGATGTTAAGAATTTTATTGATGTTGCTGGAATTAAATCACCAGGGCTTTCATCAGCACCAGCTATAGCAGAAGGTGTTGTTGAAATTCTAAAAAATTGTGGATTAACACTTACAAAGAATGAAAAGTTTAATCCAATAAGAAAAGAAATAAGATTCATGGAATTATCAGCAGAAGAGAAAGCTGATGTTATAAAGAAGGATCCTAGATATGGAAAAATAATTTGCAGATGTGAAAGTATAACAGAAGGTGAAATAGTTGCTGCTATTGAGAGATGCTTTGGAGAAAATATGACACTAGATGGTGTAAAGAGAAGATGTAGACCAGGAATGGGAAGATGCCAAGGCGGTTTCTGTGGACCAAAGGTACAAGAAATTATAGCAAGAGAATTAAGTATTAAAATGGAAGATATAAATCTTGAAAAAGATGGTTCATATATATTAGTAGGAAAGACAAAGTAG